Proteins from a single region of Antechinus flavipes isolate AdamAnt ecotype Samford, QLD, Australia chromosome 2, AdamAnt_v2, whole genome shotgun sequence:
- the FLRT3 gene encoding leucine-rich repeat transmembrane protein FLRT3: MINPTWSIFLIWTKIGLFLKIAPQSVMAKSCPSVCRCDAGFIYCNDRELTSIPTGIPEDATTLYLQNNQINNAGIPSELKNLLKVERIYLYHNSLDEFPTNLPKYVKELHLQENNIRTITYDSLSKIPYLEELHLDDNSVSAVSIEDGAFRDNNYLRLLFLSRNHLSTIPWGLPRTIEELRLDDNRISTISSPSLQDLTSLKRLVLDGNLLNNHGLGDKVFMNLVNLTELSLVRNSLTAAPVNLPGTNLRKLYLQENHINRVPPNAFSYLRQLYRLDMSNNNLSNLPQGIFDDLDNITQLFLRNNPWYCGCKMKWVRDWLQSLPVKVNVRGLMCQAPEKVRGMAIKDLNTELFDCKDSGIVSTIQITTATPNTLYPAQGQRPVSVTKQPDIKNSKLNKDYRTTVSPVRKIITITVKSVSTETIRISWKLALPMTALRLSWLKLGHSPAFGSITETIVTGDRNEYLVTALEPDSPYRVCMVPMETSNLYLSDETPVCIETETAPLKMYNPTTTLNREQEKEPYKNSNLPLAAIIGGAVALVAIALLALVCWYVHRNGSLFSRNCAYSKGRRRKDDYAEAGTKKDNSILEIRETSFQMLPINNEPISKEEFVIHTIFPPNGINLYKSNHSESSSNRSYRDSGIPDSDHSHS; the protein is encoded by the coding sequence ATGATCAATCCAACCTGGAGCATCTTTCTAATTTGGACTAAAATAGGGCTATTCCTTAAAATAGCACCCCAATCAGTCATGGCCAAATCCTGCCCTTCTGTGTGTCGCTGTGATGCAGGATTCATTTATTGTAATGATCGTGAGCTAACATCCATTCCTACAGGAATCCCAGAGGATGCTACAACCCTCTACCTTCAGaacaatcaaataaataatgCAGGGATTCCTTCAGAGCTAAAAAACTTActaaaagtagaaagaatataCTTATACCACAACAGTTTAGATGAGTTTCCAACTAACCTcccaaaatatgttaaagaattacatttacaagaaaacaatataaggACCATTACTTATGATTCACTGTCAAAAATTCCTTATCTAGAAGAACTGCATTTGGATGATAACTCTGTTTCAGCTGTTAGCATTGAAGATGGAGCCTTCCGGGATAACAACTATCTCAGACTGCTTTTTCTATCCCGGAATCACCTTAGCACCATTCCCTGGGGTTTACCTAGGACTATAGAAGAATTGCGCTTAGATGATAATCGGATATCCACAATTTCATCACCATCTCTTCAAGATCTTACTAGCTTAAAACGGCTGGTTTTAGATGGAAATCTATTAAATAACCATGGATTAGGAGACAAAGTCTTCATGAATCTCGTCAATTTAACAGAATTGTCATTGGTTCGAAATTCCCTTACTGCCGCACCAGTAAATTTGCCAGGAACAAACCTGAGAAAGCTTTATCTTCAAGAAAACCACATCAATCGGGTGCcaccaaatgctttttcttatCTTAGGCAATTGTACCGATTAGATATGTCCAATAATAACCTAAGTAACTTACCTCAGGGCATCTTTGATGATCTGGATAACATAACTCAATTGTTTCTTCGAAACAACCCATGGTACTGTGGTTGCAAAATGAAATGGGTACGAGACTGGTTACAGTCTTTACCAGTGAAAGTTAATGTCCGTGGTCTTATGTGCCAAGCACCAGAAAAAGTTCGTGGAATGGCTATAAAGGACCTCAACACAGAACTATTTGATTGTAAAGACAGTGGGATTGTAAGCACCATTCAGATAACTACTGCAACCCCCAACACACTATATCCTGCTCAAGGACAGAGGCCAGTTTCAGTGACCAAACAACCTGACATAAAGAATTCCAAACTCAATAAGGACTATCGTACCACAGTGAGTCCAGTGAGGAAAATTATTACAATTACTGTGAAATCTGTAAGCACTGAGACTATTCGTATTTCTTGGAAACTTGCACTACCAATGACTGCTTTAAGACTCAGTTGGCTCAAACTGGGTCACAGTCCTGCATTTGGATCTATAACTGAAACAATAGTCACGGGAGATAGGAATGAATACTTAGTCACAGCCCTCGAGCCAGATTCACCATATCGAGTATGCATGGTTCCCATGGAAACCAGTAATCTCTATCTCTCTGATGAAACCCCAGTTTGTATAGAAACTGAAACTGCACCCCTAAAAATGTACAATCCCACAACAACCCTCAacagagaacaagagaaagaacCTTACAAAAATTCCAATCTACCTTTGGCTGCCATTATCGGGGGTGCTGTGGCACTAGTGGCCATTGCATTGCTTGCTTTGGTGTGCTGGTATGTGCACAGAAATGGATCCCTCTTCTCAAGGAACTGTGCTTATAgtaaagggaggaggagaaaagatgaCTATGCTGAAGCTGGAACTAAGAAGGACAACTCCATCCTGGAAATCAGGGAGACTTCTTTTCAGATGTTACCAATAAACAATGAACCAATATCTAAGGAGGAGTTTGTAATACACACCATATTTCCACCTAATGGAATAAATCTGTATAAAAGTAACCACAGTGAAAGCAGTAGTAACAGAAGCTACAGAGACAGTGGTATTCCAGATTCTGATCATTCCCATTCATGA